A part of Myxococcales bacterium genomic DNA contains:
- the recA gene encoding recombinase RecA produces MEIGADRTRSEKLKSLDLAVQNIEKQFGKGSIMRLGNDEAMTKDLDVTSTGSLGIDVALGIGGFPRGRIIEIYGPESSGKTTLTLHAIAEVQKRGGVAAFVDAEHALDVGYARKLGVKTDDLLISQPDTGEQALEITDMLVRSGALDLVIVDSVAALVPKAEIEGEMGDSHMGLQARLMSQALRKLTGSISRSKTSVIFINQLRMKIGVMFGNPETTTGGNALKFYASMRLDIRRIGAIKQGEEVVGNRTRVKVVKNKLAPPFKEIEFDIIYGQGIVKHGELIDLGVQCAAVEKSGSWFSYGKEKMGQGRENVGQFLREHPEIALEIENKIRAHYSLPLAQGPSVNGKSHTKPVLEATA; encoded by the coding sequence ATGGAAATAGGAGCAGACCGAACACGAAGTGAAAAATTAAAGAGTTTGGATCTTGCTGTTCAAAATATTGAAAAACAATTTGGTAAAGGCTCCATCATGCGTTTAGGTAATGATGAAGCAATGACTAAAGATCTCGACGTAACTTCTACCGGTTCGTTGGGAATTGACGTGGCCCTCGGCATAGGTGGGTTTCCTCGTGGGCGGATAATTGAAATTTATGGACCGGAGTCAAGTGGTAAAACCACGCTGACCTTGCATGCAATCGCCGAGGTACAAAAACGCGGTGGTGTTGCAGCGTTCGTAGATGCTGAGCACGCTCTCGATGTTGGATATGCACGAAAGCTGGGAGTAAAAACAGACGATCTATTAATTTCTCAACCTGACACTGGTGAACAAGCATTGGAAATAACCGATATGCTTGTGCGCTCAGGTGCTCTTGATCTGGTGATTGTGGACTCTGTAGCAGCTTTGGTGCCAAAGGCTGAAATCGAAGGTGAGATGGGTGATTCCCATATGGGTTTGCAAGCACGATTGATGAGTCAGGCACTTAGGAAACTGACTGGAAGCATTTCTCGCTCGAAGACAAGTGTTATTTTTATTAATCAATTGCGTATGAAAATTGGAGTAATGTTTGGCAATCCAGAAACAACCACCGGTGGTAATGCCTTGAAGTTTTATGCATCAATGCGTTTAGATATAAGAAGAATTGGCGCTATTAAGCAGGGGGAAGAAGTAGTAGGCAATCGCACTCGGGTTAAAGTGGTGAAAAATAAATTAGCGCCACCATTTAAAGAAATTGAGTTTGACATCATTTATGGTCAAGGAATTGTTAAGCATGGTGAGCTCATTGATTTGGGTGTGCAATGTGCAGCAGTTGAGAAAAGTGGCTCTTGGTTTAGTTACGGCAAAGAAAAAATGGGACAAGGTCGGGAAAATGTGGGGCAGTTTTTGCGTGAGCATCCGGAAATAGCTTTGGAGATCGAAAATAAAATTCGTGCTCACTACAGTTTGCCCTTGGCGCAAGGACCTTCAGTTAATGGTAAAAGCCATACAAAGCCTGTGCTTGAAGCTACAGCTTAG
- a CDS encoding PDZ domain-containing protein, whose amino-acid sequence MKLTNKIICIVLAMLFVAPELSWTKEEALGGEEALFENLPRVVLYLGAQYGVPTKIKPGAMLAASLESLESSIARLVVTLPKSLEKELEESKQDKDSSSSSSSSSSSSGPEASKKEVEVSKKDKDSTSRLSPSSDGQSASEVQEKIIIDLGGTKKVFSYKPLKSVWGMVFILRDIFKFVELEAKKQGLAIKSKSKEEPINWEKVEYAVINAMLGTLDPHSVFLEPKYARDLTLTTKGEFGGIGIFLSIRDGALTVISAIDGTPAAIAGLKAKDKIVRINEESAINMSLEDAVTRLRGAPKTKVSIRVQRPNVAEEKTFEIMRDIIKVDSVSFALLDEQTGYLRIKAFQGNTAKDVKNAILKMKTKSHNKMKGLIIDLRDNPGGLLREAVAISDLFLSNGEVVSTQGAQKESRQVEMATPGQIDKDLKLAVLINGGSASASEIVSAALKYGGVTADNPAGGRAIVIGDSATFGKGSVQMLFDFPSLREEKKEKDKPIEPAALKLTVAEYHGPQDIVIQTYGVMPDIKISPVNASDSKELSLFQNTAMREIDLDAHLLANKKEEDKYLMDLSFLAPPAEEEIEYGKLNLEKLKKEFPIIVGQEFLKAAKSSKRSDLLAEADKVKVNLESQEKKKIVDALKKFKIDWSEGAKLSSPEALKATVSSNSGAKAGEKLKLSVKIKNVSDKPAYQVHAITHSKTPLFDQREFIFGKLLPNQEVERSIELEIPKDVISRKDLLTLELRDVAQQKLSQLNIPLSISGLERPRFSHMVFVDDSKNQNKDEVELVVWLKNIGEAKAEEPIVVLKNESGSKIFLKTGRAQLDPLTPNQEGSARFSFRVKEPSEVADFELQIFDGQMHDIWRDKVSLKLGKNHKAKIVMKKSSLLVSSKSAQLREEANESSQMLATLKEGVMLDAIGENDNYYLVKVKDNLSGFIKKSDVKPNNGKDKNIKNNKSSHYSLNFERVPAKVQLKFANGDGWTTKAKGQVVADISNASKVSEVLLYVNMRKVMYKSMKKSQTEEKISHEVVLKPGVNIISIIAREDAIYGQRENITVFYDDMGRVLAMPPKLSTAETSTKKPVTVE is encoded by the coding sequence ATGAAGTTAACAAATAAAATCATCTGCATAGTTCTTGCAATGCTGTTTGTTGCGCCAGAATTATCCTGGACCAAAGAAGAAGCGCTAGGAGGGGAAGAGGCGCTTTTTGAAAATTTACCTCGCGTGGTGCTTTATTTAGGCGCTCAATATGGTGTGCCTACTAAAATTAAACCAGGAGCAATGCTTGCTGCATCGCTCGAATCCCTTGAATCAAGTATCGCTCGATTAGTGGTGACACTTCCAAAATCTCTTGAAAAAGAATTAGAGGAAAGCAAACAAGATAAAGACTCTTCTTCATCTTCAAGCTCTTCATCTTCGAGCAGCGGGCCGGAAGCTTCCAAAAAAGAAGTAGAAGTAAGTAAAAAAGATAAAGACTCAACTTCACGCTTATCGCCTTCTAGTGATGGGCAGTCTGCTTCTGAAGTCCAAGAAAAAATAATAATTGATCTTGGTGGCACGAAAAAAGTTTTTAGCTATAAGCCTCTAAAATCCGTTTGGGGTATGGTTTTTATTTTGCGCGACATTTTTAAATTTGTTGAGCTCGAAGCGAAAAAGCAAGGTTTAGCCATAAAATCAAAATCAAAAGAAGAGCCTATCAATTGGGAGAAAGTTGAATATGCCGTTATCAACGCAATGTTGGGGACTCTTGATCCTCACTCAGTTTTCCTTGAGCCCAAATACGCTCGTGATTTAACTCTAACCACGAAAGGTGAATTTGGCGGTATAGGAATATTTCTTTCGATACGCGATGGGGCACTTACTGTCATTAGCGCGATAGACGGTACTCCTGCTGCGATTGCTGGGCTTAAAGCAAAAGATAAAATTGTGAGAATCAATGAGGAGTCTGCCATAAACATGTCGCTCGAAGATGCGGTTACTAGACTGCGAGGAGCTCCAAAAACAAAGGTGAGCATCAGAGTGCAGCGTCCTAATGTTGCAGAAGAAAAAACCTTCGAAATTATGCGTGACATAATTAAAGTCGATTCGGTTTCTTTTGCATTGCTTGATGAGCAGACGGGCTACCTTCGTATCAAAGCCTTTCAGGGAAATACCGCGAAAGATGTGAAAAATGCCATTTTAAAAATGAAAACCAAAAGCCATAATAAGATGAAGGGGCTCATTATTGATTTACGTGATAACCCGGGCGGTCTTTTACGTGAAGCTGTAGCTATTTCAGATTTATTTTTAAGCAATGGTGAAGTGGTTTCAACTCAAGGGGCGCAAAAAGAGTCTAGACAAGTAGAAATGGCTACGCCTGGTCAAATTGATAAAGATCTTAAGTTGGCAGTCTTGATCAATGGCGGTTCTGCTAGCGCATCAGAAATTGTTAGTGCTGCTCTTAAGTATGGTGGTGTAACAGCCGATAATCCAGCAGGTGGAAGAGCAATTGTGATTGGTGATTCCGCCACCTTTGGCAAGGGTTCGGTGCAGATGTTGTTCGATTTTCCAAGTCTTAGAGAAGAAAAGAAAGAAAAAGACAAGCCCATTGAGCCCGCGGCATTAAAATTGACGGTAGCTGAATACCACGGCCCCCAAGATATAGTTATTCAAACCTATGGCGTGATGCCTGATATAAAAATTTCTCCTGTTAACGCAAGCGATTCAAAAGAGCTGAGCCTTTTTCAAAATACTGCAATGCGTGAGATCGATCTTGATGCTCATCTTTTGGCCAATAAAAAAGAAGAAGATAAATATCTTATGGACTTAAGTTTTCTGGCTCCTCCTGCTGAGGAAGAGATCGAATATGGCAAACTCAACTTAGAAAAGTTAAAGAAAGAATTTCCCATTATCGTAGGTCAAGAGTTTCTTAAGGCAGCTAAGAGTTCGAAGCGCAGCGATTTACTGGCCGAGGCAGATAAAGTAAAAGTGAATTTGGAAAGCCAAGAGAAAAAAAAGATTGTTGATGCACTCAAGAAATTTAAAATTGATTGGTCGGAAGGAGCAAAACTAAGCTCGCCAGAAGCGCTTAAAGCTACTGTTAGTTCCAATTCAGGAGCAAAGGCTGGAGAAAAATTAAAATTGTCTGTCAAAATTAAAAATGTTTCTGATAAACCGGCTTATCAAGTACATGCTATTACTCATTCAAAAACTCCCTTATTTGATCAACGCGAATTTATATTTGGGAAGCTTTTACCTAATCAAGAAGTTGAGAGAAGTATTGAACTTGAAATTCCCAAAGACGTTATTAGCCGCAAAGATCTACTCACTTTGGAGCTAAGAGATGTCGCTCAGCAGAAATTATCTCAGCTCAATATACCTCTATCAATTTCAGGTCTTGAGCGTCCGCGCTTTTCCCATATGGTTTTTGTAGACGACAGCAAAAATCAAAATAAAGATGAAGTTGAACTGGTAGTATGGCTCAAAAATATTGGAGAAGCCAAAGCTGAAGAACCCATTGTTGTTTTAAAAAATGAATCTGGTTCCAAAATATTTTTAAAAACTGGACGCGCTCAGCTTGATCCTCTTACACCTAATCAAGAAGGCAGTGCTCGGTTTTCGTTTAGAGTGAAAGAGCCAAGTGAAGTGGCAGATTTTGAACTGCAGATTTTTGACGGACAAATGCATGACATTTGGCGAGATAAAGTTTCATTAAAGCTGGGCAAAAATCACAAAGCAAAAATTGTTATGAAAAAATCTTCCTTACTTGTTTCGAGTAAGTCAGCACAGTTGAGGGAAGAAGCAAATGAAAGTTCTCAAATGCTTGCAACTTTAAAAGAGGGAGTGATGCTCGATGCCATTGGAGAGAACGATAATTATTACTTAGTGAAAGTCAAAGATAATTTATCAGGATTCATCAAGAAATCAGATGTGAAGCCAAATAATGGTAAAGATAAAAATATAAAAAATAACAAGAGTTCTCACTATAGTCTGAACTTTGAGAGAGTTCCTGCCAAGGTGCAACTTAAATTTGCTAATGGTGACGGATGGACAACCAAAGCTAAGGGGCAGGTTGTCGCAGATATTTCTAATGCCAGCAAAGTTTCTGAAGTGCTTTTATATGTCAATATGCGAAAGGTCATGTACAAATCTATGAAAAAATCTCAGACCGAAGAAAAAATTTCTCATGAAGTGGTGTTAAAACCTGGAGTCAATATTATTAGCATTATTGCGCGCGAAGACGCTATTTATGGGCAACGTGAAAATATTACGGTTTTTTATGACGATATGGGGCGAGTACTAGCTATGCCTCCCAAATTATCAACAGCTGAAACTTCAACGAAGAAGCCGGTGACCGTTGAGTAA
- a CDS encoding MCE family protein gives MTAVKRRSYDLILGLFVAIGLIVLVLLIFLIGRERRLFDSTVSIEAHFPNVAGLALGADVMLSGVVVGHVSKIRFPLLRSDAPGLSRDITVVMEISKSAMDWIREDSIARVDSKGLLGDKIINISIGSSELPKMQVGGMLKSTPPVDFNKALQQAQEILENVTETVSDARDVFKGFVAEGGDAALASSAKSLRKIFKEIESGKGVLHELIYDHQAGKDTKKSITSISSTVKKVENVVADIQSITKAVKDGDGLVHALLYDSEGQKTVKQMNISFAKLSSLLEEIKSGQGVIHDLIYAKDNGQFIHSLNSATHDLALMTQDVKNGKGSLGLLLKDPSLYNEIYGLIGNLRRNRLLKAVIRAGISGQQDAK, from the coding sequence ATGACTGCTGTAAAGCGCCGTTCTTATGATTTAATTTTGGGTTTATTTGTCGCAATAGGGCTTATAGTCTTGGTCCTTTTGATCTTTTTGATTGGACGAGAGAGACGTTTGTTCGATAGCACGGTTTCCATTGAAGCTCACTTTCCTAATGTTGCAGGCTTAGCTTTGGGTGCTGATGTTATGCTCTCTGGTGTGGTTGTGGGGCATGTGAGTAAAATTAGGTTTCCTCTATTACGTTCAGATGCACCTGGATTATCGCGAGATATTACTGTAGTGATGGAAATTTCGAAAAGCGCCATGGATTGGATACGCGAGGATTCTATAGCTCGCGTTGATAGCAAAGGTCTATTGGGCGACAAAATTATTAATATCAGCATAGGCTCGTCTGAGCTGCCAAAAATGCAAGTTGGTGGGATGCTTAAGTCGACTCCGCCGGTCGACTTTAATAAAGCACTTCAGCAGGCCCAAGAAATCTTGGAGAACGTAACTGAAACAGTTTCAGATGCACGAGATGTTTTTAAGGGTTTTGTCGCTGAAGGCGGCGATGCTGCTTTGGCAAGCTCTGCTAAGTCATTAAGAAAGATTTTCAAGGAAATTGAATCGGGCAAAGGAGTTTTGCATGAACTCATTTACGATCATCAAGCAGGCAAAGACACTAAGAAATCTATAACAAGTATTAGTTCTACTGTAAAAAAAGTTGAGAACGTTGTTGCTGATATCCAGTCAATTACAAAAGCGGTAAAAGATGGGGATGGCTTAGTTCATGCTTTGCTTTACGATTCTGAAGGGCAAAAAACGGTAAAGCAAATGAACATCAGTTTTGCTAAGCTTTCGTCGCTGCTTGAAGAAATTAAATCTGGGCAAGGTGTGATACACGATTTAATTTATGCAAAGGATAATGGGCAGTTTATTCACTCATTGAATAGTGCAACGCACGACTTAGCCTTAATGACGCAAGATGTAAAAAATGGTAAAGGCTCTTTGGGGCTGCTTTTAAAAGATCCAAGCCTCTATAATGAAATCTATGGTTTGATTGGTAATTTGAGGAGAAATAGATTACTTAAGGCCGTTATTCGAGCAGGTATTTCGGGGCAACAGGATGCCAAATAA
- a CDS encoding ATP-binding cassette domain-containing protein: MPGVLREKKLDPSLALSLFKVKKSFGSQIICQNITLDVKKSKVLSILGPSGCGKTVTIKMIIGLELPDEGSILFDGMDIAALEKEDDFLPVRQRIAMVFQGAALFDSMDVYDNISYPLVVQKACSESEIADRVHMTLAMVGLPDAAHKMPSELSGGMKKRIGLARAIITNPEIILYDEPTAGLDPINTRRILDLILFLQDRLSCTSIVVTHDMPAVRLISDDVAFFYAGRVRAFGRFSELERSKDELVRGFVLGDPAVLLTVQGGL; the protein is encoded by the coding sequence ATGCCAGGTGTGCTTCGAGAAAAAAAACTAGATCCATCCTTAGCTTTGTCACTTTTCAAAGTCAAAAAGTCATTTGGTTCTCAAATAATCTGTCAAAATATTACGCTCGATGTAAAAAAATCTAAAGTTCTTTCTATTCTAGGGCCCTCTGGCTGCGGAAAAACTGTCACCATTAAGATGATTATCGGACTTGAGTTGCCTGATGAAGGCTCAATTCTTTTTGATGGAATGGATATTGCTGCGCTCGAAAAGGAAGATGATTTTTTGCCGGTTAGGCAACGTATTGCAATGGTTTTTCAGGGAGCGGCATTATTTGACTCCATGGATGTCTATGACAATATTTCATACCCTCTCGTTGTACAGAAAGCTTGTAGTGAAAGTGAAATAGCAGACCGAGTGCATATGACACTTGCCATGGTGGGCTTGCCTGATGCCGCGCATAAGATGCCAAGCGAACTTTCTGGAGGGATGAAAAAGCGTATTGGTTTAGCGCGTGCCATCATAACTAATCCAGAAATTATACTATATGACGAGCCAACAGCGGGGCTGGACCCAATCAATACCAGAAGAATTTTAGATCTTATATTGTTTTTGCAAGATCGCTTGTCGTGTACAAGTATTGTAGTTACCCATGATATGCCAGCAGTAAGGCTTATTAGTGATGATGTTGCATTTTTTTATGCAGGTAGGGTGCGCGCTTTCGGCAGATTCAGCGAGCTCGAGCGCAGTAAAGATGAGCTTGTGAGAGGATTTGTCCTAGGGGACCCTGCAGTCTTGTTGACAGTTCAAGGAGGTTTGTAG
- a CDS encoding DNA-directed RNA polymerase subunit omega, translating into MARVTVEDCLKVIDNRFAMVLLAAARTRQLMKGSRPLVDGYKNNEQVTALREIAAGKVRFDKEVRYVLESSLSDLSKEYQAKHGLRS; encoded by the coding sequence ATGGCTCGTGTGACCGTTGAAGATTGTCTAAAAGTTATCGATAACCGTTTTGCTATGGTACTGCTTGCGGCTGCACGTACGCGGCAGTTAATGAAAGGAAGTCGCCCACTAGTGGATGGCTACAAGAATAACGAACAGGTGACAGCTCTTAGAGAGATAGCAGCCGGAAAAGTACGCTTTGATAAAGAAGTGAGATACGTGTTGGAGTCTTCTCTTTCTGATTTGAGTAAAGAATACCAGGCTAAACATGGTCTGCGCTCCTAG
- a CDS encoding acyl-CoA thioesterase — MTQVVMPQHTNPHGTVFGGEIMSWMDICAGVSAQRHCRNNVVTVSFDEVHFVIPIKHGFVVLLESQVNAVFNSSMEIGISVSAENPRTGERKLAVKAYATFVSLDDYSKPLRCPSLIIENDEELQRQEAAKIRRSLRLKHRATYEIPTNV; from the coding sequence ATGACCCAAGTGGTTATGCCGCAACACACCAACCCTCACGGCACTGTGTTTGGTGGCGAGATTATGAGTTGGATGGATATTTGCGCTGGAGTAAGTGCTCAGCGTCATTGCCGCAACAATGTTGTTACTGTCTCATTTGACGAAGTGCATTTTGTTATTCCTATCAAACATGGTTTTGTCGTTTTGCTGGAAAGTCAAGTAAATGCAGTTTTTAACTCTAGTATGGAAATAGGCATATCAGTAAGTGCAGAAAACCCTCGTACCGGAGAGCGAAAGCTTGCAGTTAAGGCCTATGCCACTTTTGTGAGTCTCGATGACTACAGCAAACCTCTGAGGTGCCCTTCTTTGATTATTGAAAACGATGAAGAGCTCCAGCGTCAAGAAGCCGCTAAGATACGCCGTTCTTTGCGACTTAAACACCGCGCTACTTACGAAATTCCTACCAATGTTTAA
- a CDS encoding MerR family transcriptional regulator: protein MNETLPKKNFFKLSEVANLLRVKPHEIHFWETEFPQIRSQKSQNGVRIYRKKDVVLFSAVKHLLHERKFTVSGARRVLTESDTMLDEITSTRKEPEVLNTAVLSPAVPAKEGEGKLSLESEILQEAAAILDSQDEYDEQTHKIYQSCADELDDALQINIEPNHAGEILNAAINKQKEELHTKLYLSKAEQQRALDLLMASKKSLNEVLLSLDKIKPSDFWGDF from the coding sequence ATGAATGAAACACTTCCCAAAAAAAATTTTTTTAAATTATCAGAAGTAGCTAATTTATTAAGAGTTAAACCCCACGAAATTCATTTTTGGGAAACAGAATTTCCGCAAATTCGCTCGCAAAAATCTCAAAACGGTGTGCGTATTTACCGTAAGAAGGATGTAGTACTTTTTTCTGCTGTTAAGCACTTGCTTCATGAGCGCAAATTCACAGTATCTGGTGCGCGGCGTGTACTGACTGAATCTGATACGATGCTTGATGAAATCACATCGACAAGAAAGGAGCCAGAGGTTCTAAATACTGCAGTGCTATCTCCCGCTGTGCCTGCCAAAGAAGGTGAGGGAAAGCTTAGTTTAGAATCAGAAATTCTACAGGAGGCTGCGGCTATTTTGGATTCTCAAGATGAATATGATGAACAAACTCATAAAATTTATCAAAGCTGTGCAGACGAATTAGATGATGCTCTGCAGATTAACATTGAACCCAATCATGCTGGCGAAATACTAAATGCAGCAATAAATAAACAGAAAGAAGAACTGCACACCAAGCTGTATTTGAGTAAAGCCGAACAACAAAGGGCTTTAGATTTATTGATGGCATCAAAAAAATCACTTAACGAGGTTTTATTATCTTTGGATAAAATAAAACCATCCGATTTTTGGGGCGATTTTTAA
- a CDS encoding integration host factor subunit alpha: MVESAAHDSKTLTKADIVESVHRKIGFSKKDSAEITEKVFESIKKSLERGEYVKLSGFGKFEVRQKRKRRGRNPQTGEEIEITERKVLSFKASQILRHALLESKDGEDK, translated from the coding sequence ATGGTAGAAAGTGCGGCTCATGATTCAAAGACGTTAACCAAAGCTGATATTGTGGAAAGCGTTCACCGCAAGATTGGATTTTCAAAAAAAGACTCTGCAGAAATTACGGAAAAAGTTTTCGAGTCGATTAAAAAATCTCTTGAAAGGGGTGAGTACGTTAAACTTTCGGGCTTTGGTAAATTTGAAGTGCGACAAAAGCGTAAACGAAGAGGGCGAAACCCGCAGACCGGAGAGGAAATAGAAATTACTGAGCGCAAAGTACTGTCATTCAAAGCAAGCCAAATTTTGCGTCATGCTTTATTGGAAAGCAAAGATGGCGAAGATAAATAA
- a CDS encoding phenylalanine--tRNA ligase subunit beta — protein MQISLNWLKDYLDIKAETDVEQLCQSLTMAGLEVESVTPLKDFNDVVITLGVTPNRADALSHLGISRELAAILDLGTRSPMLSLKEMAGPVHEKVSIEIENAEDCPRYALRVIENVKVQESPDWIQKRLEACGIRPINNIVDITNYVMLDRGQPMHAFDFDRLAKDGMRLKISVRRACDGEKITVLEGSEIELSAHDVVIADAAGPIALAGVIGGSDSAISHKTTTVVLESAYFEPKNVRLSARHHNFSTESSYRFERGTDPNGVVDALNYAARLIVETSEAKACRDLIDAYRKRIDPLEIHMRPERAQEVLGMDPETFDQDILRRKFLRLGIETVAKRGDAIYFRVPTFRSDLTREIDLIEEAARMIGYDKVNESLVGTIKDAYLFTDPKIESALKKLRARLVARGFLEAINYAFISKEYQKHFINDSQELVEVLNPLSERYSVMRASLIPGLVKNVLHNQRNQEPSIQLFEIGTVFLGKRGEEIQPNPDQLSGSLDSDSFAVERQYFSGVMTGLGSYRAFDAPETPRDFYHLKGVLSECLSALGLGKDGDNASLSFSHGAQECYVHPGHSISVFIDDEWAGCFGKLHPDIASSLDVEGDVFVFEFDLHKISNQAAKVAHYKAFSRFPAINRDVAFVMDESVLVGDIFSLANEINEKYKNLCQVSIFDVYRGKNIGDAKKSVAFRLSFQHQERTLVDEDVDVFMQDFIDKAREKTGATVR, from the coding sequence ATGCAAATTAGTCTCAATTGGCTCAAGGATTATCTCGATATCAAAGCTGAGACAGATGTTGAGCAGTTATGCCAGTCGCTCACCATGGCTGGTCTTGAAGTAGAAAGTGTTACACCATTAAAAGATTTTAATGACGTAGTTATAACATTGGGTGTTACGCCAAATCGTGCGGATGCTCTTAGTCATTTGGGCATTTCTCGAGAACTTGCGGCAATATTGGATTTGGGGACACGCTCTCCCATGCTTTCTCTTAAAGAAATGGCGGGGCCCGTGCATGAAAAAGTTTCTATTGAAATAGAAAATGCAGAGGACTGTCCTCGTTATGCCCTAAGAGTAATCGAAAATGTAAAAGTTCAGGAAAGCCCAGATTGGATACAAAAGCGCCTGGAAGCATGTGGAATTCGTCCGATAAATAATATTGTTGATATTACCAATTATGTCATGCTTGATCGTGGTCAGCCTATGCATGCTTTTGACTTTGATCGTTTAGCCAAAGATGGCATGAGACTTAAAATATCAGTACGTCGTGCATGTGACGGTGAAAAAATCACCGTTTTAGAGGGAAGCGAAATAGAGCTGAGCGCTCATGATGTGGTAATCGCCGATGCTGCTGGCCCAATTGCCTTAGCTGGGGTGATAGGCGGATCTGACAGCGCAATCAGTCATAAAACCACGACTGTTGTGCTTGAATCAGCCTATTTTGAGCCTAAAAATGTGCGCTTAAGTGCGCGTCATCATAATTTTTCTACCGAAAGCAGTTACCGTTTTGAAAGAGGAACTGACCCTAATGGAGTTGTGGATGCACTCAATTATGCAGCTCGATTAATTGTTGAAACAAGTGAAGCGAAGGCTTGTAGAGATCTTATCGATGCGTATAGGAAACGTATTGATCCTTTAGAAATACACATGCGACCTGAGCGTGCTCAGGAAGTTTTGGGAATGGATCCTGAAACCTTCGATCAAGATATCTTACGTAGAAAATTTTTACGTCTTGGTATTGAAACTGTAGCAAAACGTGGCGATGCTATTTATTTCCGAGTACCTACTTTCCGTTCTGACCTGACAAGGGAAATTGATCTAATAGAAGAAGCCGCGCGTATGATTGGCTATGATAAGGTTAATGAAAGTCTGGTTGGAACTATTAAAGATGCCTATTTATTTACTGATCCAAAAATAGAATCAGCTCTTAAAAAGCTGCGGGCTCGTCTTGTAGCCAGAGGTTTTTTGGAGGCCATAAATTATGCTTTTATCAGCAAAGAATATCAAAAACATTTTATAAACGATTCGCAGGAGCTTGTTGAAGTGCTCAATCCCTTGAGCGAACGCTACAGTGTGATGCGCGCAAGTCTCATACCAGGTCTTGTTAAAAATGTATTGCACAACCAAAGAAACCAAGAACCCAGTATCCAGCTTTTTGAAATTGGTACTGTTTTTTTGGGTAAGCGAGGTGAGGAAATCCAGCCAAATCCAGATCAGCTTTCCGGTAGTTTAGATTCAGATAGTTTTGCTGTTGAACGCCAATATTTTTCTGGAGTAATGACTGGTCTTGGAAGCTACAGAGCTTTTGATGCCCCCGAAACTCCAAGAGACTTTTATCACCTGAAAGGTGTTTTAAGTGAGTGCTTAAGTGCTTTAGGTCTGGGGAAGGATGGAGATAATGCTTCGCTTAGTTTCTCTCATGGAGCTCAAGAGTGTTATGTGCACCCAGGCCATAGTATAAGTGTTTTCATCGATGATGAATGGGCCGGTTGTTTTGGTAAGCTTCACCCAGATATTGCTTCGTCCTTGGATGTGGAGGGAGATGTATTTGTTTTTGAATTTGATTTGCATAAAATATCAAACCAGGCAGCAAAGGTAGCACACTACAAAGCATTTTCACGCTTTCCAGCAATAAACAGAGATGTTGCTTTTGTTATGGATGAATCGGTGTTGGTTGGAGATATATTTTCTTTAGCCAATGAGATAAATGAAAAATACAAAAATCTTTGTCAGGTAAGTATTTTTGATGTTTACCGCGGAAAAAACATTGGTGATGCAAAAAAATCTGTTGCCTTCAGACTAAGCTTTCAGCATCAAGAGCGTACTTTAGTTGATGAAGATGTGGATGTTTTTATGCAGGATTTTATAGATAAAGCTCGTGAAAAAACAGGTGCCACAGTGCGATAG